In the genome of Parasteatoda tepidariorum isolate YZ-2023 chromosome 10, CAS_Ptep_4.0, whole genome shotgun sequence, the window ATAATATGTACAATAGTTCTAATTCATATAGTGAGAATTGGCGGACAAGTGGAAATAGAAACTCAAATTCTCATCAAGAAAAAAGGCAGAGAAGTTTAAACAGAAATCCTGATTTATATCACAGAAGGCAGGAAAGCTTAAACAGAAATTCAAGTTCATACCACGAGAGAAGGCAGGAAAGCTTGAACCGAAATTCAAGTTCATACGATGAAAGAGGGCAGGAAAGCTTAAACAGAAACTCTAATtcatataatgaaaaaagacaGGGCAATGTAAATAGAGGTTCAAATCCTTATCAGGAAAAGAGGCAAGGTACTGTAAACCAAAAACCAAACTCTTATCAGGATAGAAGACcagatatgaaaaaaaggagTTCAAGTGTTGGAAAGAATTCTGCACATCAAAATGTTGAACGATTTAAACGATATGAGGAAATACTTCAAAAGTATATTGTTGACACACCAAAAGAACCTGAAGATGACAATATTAGTACAATCTCAGATTCTTCCAAAAGTGATGTTTCATTTAAAGATTCTCCACCTGAAACCAAGACTTACATAAATTGGGCTGATACTCCTTACCCAGGTGAAGATGACGATCTAGAAATTGATGATGATGCAGAAAAAGACGACATAGAAACTGAAAAAGTGGCTACCCAAAATTCTGCGAAAGATTCTATAGATGATGCATCTGTTATCAATCAGGACGAGGTGTACAACTCCGAAGATGAGTTTAGTGACGCAGTTGAAGAGAGAGCAGAATCTCTTCCACTCGATGAACCACTTAAATTATTAGCTGCAAATGATGATTTGTCAACTGATgccaaagaagaaaaagttcCTACTAAGTGCTGCGTTAAAATCTTCAAAGAAATTGAAGGAACAATGAAAAAGGTGCATTGTAAATATGGTACAATTATTTGCCCCTTGTTGCCCCAGCCTGCCAATTTTTTCTGGCAAGATGTCTATCATAATGAAATACCAGTTTCAGACCGATATGATGATTTGAGAGAATTTCTGAAGGTAGGAGATGTTCTAAAATTCAATTGTATCAGAGTGGTCGATGAggaagaatgtaattttattaagtgcACTATGCTGTGGAAGGGCAAAAAGCCTAATATTGTCGAAATGACACCTCAGCAATATATTGCCagtgaaaaattgaaagttttcctTAAAGATGATAATTATGAAATAGAAGTGGTATCACCTAGTAATCCAACTCCTGCCAATGCACCACCAGAGCAGCCGAAACGAAAATTTTTAGTCACTGTAAATAGTGAAGATTCAGACAGTGAGGCTGAGGCATCTGCCTCTGCTGCTAAACCTTTGCCAAATAGCTCTGAACACAAAAAGGTTTCTTCGAATGAGAGTGAAAGTGGTGCTGAGGCGTCTGCCTCTGCTGCTAAACCGTTGCCAAACAGATCGGTACACACCAAAGTTTCAAACCTTAGTTCAGATGAGAGTGAAAGTGATGCTGAGGCATCTGCCTCTGCTGCTAAACCGTTGCCAAACAGATCGGTACACACCAAAGTTTCAAACCTTTGTTCAGATGAGAGTGAAAGTGATGCTGAGGCATCTGCCTCTGCTGCTAAACCTTTGCCAAGCAGATCCGTACACACCAAGGTTTCAAACATTTCTTCAGATGAGAGTGAAAGTGATGCTGAGGCATCTGCCTCTGCCGCAAAACCGTTGCCAAACAGATCCGTACGCCCTAAGGTTCCAAAGCTTTCTTCTGATGACAGTGGAAATGAGGCAGAGACAAATTCCGATAAAAATGAACTTATAGAAggaattagtaaaataattaaatatggtgGACTGCCTTCATGTTCTCGGGTATGTCTCTTTTTGTTTACAATGCAAGTTAATTTTAGATAACTAGTTTCAAGacgaaaaaaaagtgatttataaaggcttaaaatttttattagatattatattttcttaatataattaattattgaatgaaaGTTGATTGATtgacttttccttttttaatgaaattttataaaaaggtattttcaaaataataattgactgaaaggaaatttaaattagctttaaaatgtaTGGTATGTAATTTCAAGTTAAAACCGTATTACATTACCATTCaagcagggttggcaggtttttgacttgtgacagtttttgacagtttaaaccatggtttaaaccgtcacgtcagaAACCTCActgtcgaaaatgtcaaaaacctatattcatatgtgaaatttaattaatacataaaatttatatattttttaaaggatagtgtttctaaatatgttcagaaaaaataaatttaaaattttgaagaaacacttatattttgaatagtaaccaaaatcttgtacttttgaaagctcacatcttttgtaatattatgtattcattttcatgtgttattgaaaatctgcagtgatattattaagaaatttatttataaccaaatttagtgtatagtatagattatactaaaaattagacatttttaaagataaacattagcagttttgtacattagacatcttttaaagaaaaatctttttaatattcttttaaatcttcttaataatctttttaacataagacaatacaaatttaagtgctttctgttaaatacacagagtagttagtgtcgatttacagtatattcagcctattcatttactatgctgaaaatttagtttatccaaatacttgtgaatttcattttgctgaatactatatagttttgttgaatatctaaatattcagctgttgaataattacttcttgctttcaagatatgcattatttgtattcttaatacaagtgggggaaaaaaattaagaggtaaaaattgttttaaaatgataagtgtaataattataaataaatataataaacaatatgaattatatttatcattattcacaaatataactacttttaaattcaaattaacatactggataataaagatattcggtataacattaaaaaaaaatttttatacacttgtatcttatatcaagtttgtatttatacaacataacttgtaagttccttataaatattagttatatgttccttatatgtcaaaaatgcatagtaataaacttttaattttcttaagtatcaaaaaaaaaattttttttttcaaaatataaatatttaaaaaaaatttgtgcaaaatttttctgcacatgcatttgaatataaatttctgagattttaaatctgttattttaccttaattttaattaaaaaatattttaaaacctgctgattacctatagtataattaaatttcaatataatgcatggcaactgttggtagttttgaagtttatatattttcttggcaaacttcagtttttgacatttttgacgggtttttgacggtttaaaccagtattatacccttgtcatgtcaaaaactactttttgacgtcaaaaacccaaccctgcaTTCAAGTATGATAAAGTTCTAGTTCAGTAGTTTTgttagaatgaatttttttttttttttgctcctacattaaagaacataatctactaattaaccccttaacacacagattttcgagaaaaaaacaggcataaaaattttttttaatgcaaaaaaacacatttcgtTTGGTGGACAATTTTGATTGTACTGCACTTTTGTTCCATGGAAGaaagctatattttatatttgaataaataagtgttatagcttacaatcctatgtaaatgataaatatcaataaaaagtttttttcttcttagctttcattttcaattctcgattatattcgaatgtgaaaaattatagcaacaTAAAATACAACGTCACTCGAATTATCTTGAGTGTGCACAGTTTGGCCTGCTTGCACTCGAATTAACTCGAGCGCacaagttaaggggttaaatacAAATTCAATGAGTGATACAAATTCAGTTTGAATGATACAATTTCCAAATTTATCACATAATAAAGAGTATTGCTATCTTAGTAATTgtggttatttttaaattatatctttgcttataataaaatgaagactGTGTGAATGTGAAGAGTTTATGAAATTGTGAGCAAACAATGTCTCTTCaaggtacaaaattttttgagaagaTAGATATGGATCTCTCATTAAAATCCAATTCTTGATCAGAATCTTTTTTATCCTAAATAACATGACATAATTTTATCCgaaataacattatataaataacataattttaaaacgttttaggCCAgccaaaatatagttttcataaaaattctcggcacattattaaaaaaaatttagttttattatcttGGTGCGAAATTGTTAagctaaatattattgttaatagaCTTCGGTGTTGATGTTAGGAGAATAAGTCCAgaatttcctattttaattaCGTAAGTGCACTTATTTAATAACTAGTTGAAGATTTtcgatagtttttatttaattttattctgtattctattgaacttgattaccaaatttgtaaatttaacttagaaaaacTTGAAACAAGTTTTAAGAATGCTTacaaacttgaaatttaatatttggtaACTTTGTTCAGTAGAAATACatttcaattgataaaattaattaaaaactattcaaaaatatgaattagtttCTGAATAAACTTGGAAATTCCACACTTATAATTGTCCATAGCTTAATATGGAGGAAGTAAAATCTCTTTTCTCTCTGAAAAAAAACCCcctgaatttatttattctacttgaaagaaatattaaaaaaatagacgaACATTTGATCGAAACTGTTCTAAAAGTTGTTCTTAATTGGTGTAAACCTAATAGGAAATTTCCACAACGGCCTGTTcgtaaactataaatatatgattacatcaCTATCTAGATCTCACTGTcgttatttagaataatatataagtttttttcttgttatgcttagtatgttgattttttttttgtacttaaccacttattttctgtaatttcagGTTGACTTGACGTCAGtttcttcagaaatattaaattttgttttgaatatgtGTGCTGTAAAAAAACTTGAAGCAGTGAACCAATCTGTTAAGGAAACCCAAACAATTGATGACACATTGCCCGAATCAGTGCCTACTAGTACAGCATCCCAAACTATATTTACAGGAGATGTTAGAGGAAACAATATATACACAGAGTGATAATAATTTAGTTGAATTCTAAATTCGTTACTTAGTTCCTGTCATCCCATTCATCCTTGTcttttatgttttgttatttgaaGCTCAAAGCAATCTTTTAAGTTCATTTCGGCTATTTCGTTCAGGGATACTAACTACTACAGCTTTTCCCAATTTCTACAAACTTAagtgctaaaatataaaaaaaaatccagttttcagttttttaaagtaGTACAATGCTAGTGTTTCATTTGTAGATAATCCctcattttgtaataattaaagatttactTGTTCAGTAAATAGTTGAATATCATTTGCTTGTACAGAATTCAGGGTGCgcagcattttaaaaaagtgcttaaaggtgctttctTTGttcggggtttgtaaaaagtgcttaattttctatcttttaaaaagatattttttctgcgTCTTGTCGATTGtctttctaaattacaaaaaaatgcatgatttttgacaattttctttgcaatatttatcagatactagttattttatcatgattatataaagtttttgaattttattgattttatgtttataaattaagaactttaaacaaaagaatttttatttaatgtttattactgcacagatcctaattatgatttttttggaaagtgattaaaatattttttgagtgcttaaaaagtacttaaaaggtgcttattttttgttgacaaaTCTAGCTACGCACCCTggaattaagcaaaaaaatcttaaacattaattattgttttattttttaaattcttcacagcaataaattttcaagaCAATGGAAAATGCTGTGGCATCACAAAAGAGGTTTTAGCtaagaatagttaaaaaatcatttttcctattataatctattttctacatttaaagtagatttttatgtttaacagacatctatattttaaattgaaaaatctatttaatttaagcTTCTGAGCCTattgaaacttatattttgcttagatttgaaaatcatgataaattatgcaataaatttttttttttaccattaatgttttaaattagaaaggaaaaattGCTTCTTATTTATATCTAAAGTTAAAGTTAGTTTATAATAGATTTGTGAATGATGTagttgaggaaattttttttgtggtgGTGTCACAACagattatatttgtaaattaattaaactgaaaattgaaGGGAAAAAACTATTTAGGCATAGCAAGGGACTtagttttgaacaaaaatgcTCTAAGTTAACCATTTTTAAGATGCTTTTTTATCtgcatgcatttaaatatgataaaacttttttgttaagagacaattttaaatttagccaTAGAATATCaacatgaaatgttttaatttgtaatttagtaatactaggaaaaatatttttgttgctgcGGAAAGCAATATAGTACTTAGTATCCCTGCTTTCtcatcatcatcaaaatttttatgttaaaaattgtgGTTATAATTGAGTAAATCACTGCCGTAACTATTTATTTGACATGACATTCAATGTTAATTACTGATGAAGTGAgaaaatgttatgttttatgATAATGCTGTGATAACTTTTtagtcttaatatttttttttctgttgtgtTTTTACTTTACTTATCAATAACTCCTGATTGGAAGTTGTCAGAAATTTCTGTGTGCATGAAAATGTTGCCATACTTTaggttttcttaaattatttattttatttaattcttgaattattaatttttatatcttattgttaaaatataagataatcCCATATTgagaatttatgtaaaatatattcaaaattagcCTTCTCATTTTGCTCAacctaataaaatattgtagtataataattctcaattaaaaaagcatatggatatgtctttatttttgttaaaacttattttcaggtgaaaaaaagaatttaatattttttcccaaggaaatgattaatatcattttcttgtcttttatttttaaactttattattattttttacataaaatatgatatacgCGTACATTTTAAGGATAGGAGTAAAGAATTTTGTACAGTAAATTTCTAACACactttttaacgaaaaatttaaacaatgtggattttgtttgtattttaggGGTAAAGTTttgtgataataaaattaataaaacgccattttttaaacatttgttataaaaaacgGACAGTCTTAGAAACCAAAGCAGTTTAAAAGGCAGTTATTTTTGATGAAGcgttttgcatttttctttatttgcatCAGAAAATCAGTACAAATATGCTTGCATAGACTAGAATTAAATCTTAATAGCTATAAAAAGTTCAGCCTTGTAAGTTGTTTTAATTCCATTACTTATGAACATTTTTGGCTTTACACTTTAGTTTATCTTTCATTACATTggtatgtatttctttttagaaaattttgaatgtctgGAGTTTTaacttaagtttgaaaatatttaattctttatgtcAAATTTATTGTCTTTGAATAGTAATTTGAAACAGTAATTCGATAAACTGTAAtcttagatttcaatttttaaatctttttgtaGGGAACGGATTATCCgtaacgatcgggaccatcgctattccggataactgatttttccggttttctgaatcgctacaaaaagccgttcttttattgttaagcccaacttaaaaaaaataaatatttggaagtaatcttaaaaagaagaaaaaaggatggagtaatacactaataattattccaaaatgatggtaaggtaaacatctttcaaaaaagaaagaaaaatcctaaaatcttaagaggaaaatttttttttttttttttaaattgtgggaaaatttatcgaattttgttccggttttttggttttccggatttctgatttccggataacgggttctgtactgtaattgGTGTGAAGATAGAATTTTATCATTCACCATTTAGTATTTATGTTGATACCTTTATCAAAATTGTTGCACTTTTTCAAAATcctatcaaaaatataaattgcttgcaaaaatataaaaagtattgcattttttaatttgccccTTTATATCTCAGATCGAGATAAATGCATTGTATCATAAtctcattatattttatgaagctTTGTCTAAGTTATAAGCGAAAAATGTTATGAATAGCTAAactcttattattatattcatatgaaagcttttaattcatttattaaattggcATTTGGAATTTTGTCATTTGTCATTGAATTGTCAATGCTgcatattagttaatttttttactgtgtgtatacaggcttatttttttttaagggaaaaaatacaatattcaattaattttcaaaatttaaatgcccgtgcttttaattttacttgctCAGAATTTGTAACTTCAGTATTTTTAGTATCTCCCCTCTGAACATTCAACAATAcctctttaaattgttttgtggttggttaaaattgagaaagtaaaaaaaaaaaaaatcgtccaGAATACTACACACTATTAAGGTTTCACAAGAAATGTACCATTTAAGAACATCtttttaatgtgtatttaatACCTTCGtttgaaataacttaaaataagatatgatacatttattttaaattctccaAAATATTGACTTAAGTTATTTactgacttaaatatttttctttaaatctataGATAggtatatttattaatcaatattattaaatattaataaataaataagctcttgaaattaaaactgcTCATGTCATTGAtccaaatctttcttttttgtgcttgattttttttcgtgGTTTATGTccgcaaaatatttatatttttcttcggtTATTATGAAACTGTCCGTTTTATTAACTCGAAATTTTCCTTTAAGTACGTAATCTTTTTCCTGACTTATGTCatctgattattatttttcttcaggtTTCATGATAATCAAGGTGAAACTATTGAACTAGAagacatatattaaaaaagagcaTTTCCGATGAATggtaattttgaattgtatgcAGATAGAAAAGTTCTGAATGAAGTTCtagctaaatttatttattttatgtgaaagaacattgtttcttattatttttgttctgtttgACATTGTTACACAAATGTATACTTACATAagctaaatgttaatttttcttttaaattgtctatgtaaatttgttgaaaatgaatcaataaatgATAAGATTGTTAATTACATAAacactgttatttttattaatgagcattggaaaactatttttgtattgagaaatgttattgaaactttttttttttaagttagtgGTAAAATAGGACATGTTGTGATTTATAATTGCTATGTAAGAAGTTAAATATGTTTATGGGGACATGGTACATAGATTGGaaatattctgatattttcTACTTACCTACATTTTTCAAAgcataacaatttcttttttgaaagcttattaatatattttattccaatttataTTTACTGGATGCTTACAGGCTGTTGTAagattgcaatttaaattattttaatttttttggggaAGTCACAACTTTGAcgttttttaagagttttagaccttttttattatttatggtttgtttcatttttttaatgactttcaattatttctgttttgtaa includes:
- the LOC107448766 gene encoding uncharacterized protein, producing MDRNEATFKNFLIEKIEKTGGSAQIRYLNQLLSSLSYDVRSSVASNQVELMRFLRKYPDTFQVDANGNVRLQSTNLHETDANDDDDDRSVKRFVKTEPSDDLPRQLNDGEGVVIKIHPTFGFIAAKSPLKTQVYFSPASFGNEQVTLLTDIDKLHIGAKVGFYATKQSNEHSTKYRAKRVWFIKSEEDGNRNKFQNDCEPKSRKTRETGKYDAGVNEGEGKILKLSPTFGFIIIDNDKNNTVFFYKSNLAKYENVVDLNKVLKVGDLVEFKAVRTAEKKNTARWSATQVWIKKSTNAIPNTKGSADLQNVAPKKQHLKNQTGKIYPHSKGIVIKFGSKFENIADADSSIFYMLGTKVMDVSWEFSDGDNVRFDAVEIKSHPGWKATLVWTGERPKVVTAPDLGDFSEFADDIDDTASTISKVSDNSIFSENSSRSYQPPLSRSSGYSSMRQSQENLQHFSVPPSRNSSSIETRSYIDMDVEDISDTTSCYSRSSDKSAGVSGRGFSRNSRAQRRRSSNQKKKYSNQDLRHDNMYNSSNSYSENWRTSGNRNSNSHQEKRQRSLNRNPDLYHRRQESLNRNSSSYHERRQESLNRNSSSYDERGQESLNRNSNSYNEKRQGNVNRGSNPYQEKRQGTVNQKPNSYQDRRPDMKKRSSSVGKNSAHQNVERFKRYEEILQKYIVDTPKEPEDDNISTISDSSKSDVSFKDSPPETKTYINWADTPYPGEDDDLEIDDDAEKDDIETEKVATQNSAKDSIDDASVINQDEVYNSEDEFSDAVEERAESLPLDEPLKLLAANDDLSTDAKEEKVPTKCCVKIFKEIEGTMKKVHCKYGTIICPLLPQPANFFWQDVYHNEIPVSDRYDDLREFLKVGDVLKFNCIRVVDEEECNFIKCTMLWKGKKPNIVEMTPQQYIASEKLKVFLKDDNYEIEVVSPSNPTPANAPPEQPKRKFLVTVNSEDSDSEAEASASAAKPLPNSSEHKKVSSNESESGAEASASAAKPLPNRSVHTKVSNLSSDESESDAEASASAAKPLPNRSVHTKVSNLCSDESESDAEASASAAKPLPSRSVHTKVSNISSDESESDAEASASAAKPLPNRSVRPKVPKLSSDDSGNEAETNSDKNELIEGISKIIKYGGLPSCSRVDLTSVSSEILNFVLNMCAVKKLEAVNQSVKETQTIDDTLPESVPTSTASQTIFTGDVRGNNIYTE